The genome window AACCAATTACCAGCTTGTGAGAACTCTTGGGAGTCAGCTACTCAGACTTTAGAGGTTTTTCCTCAATTTccccttgaggacaaggtggttCTTTTTGGGGGGGAGTATTGATAGGGTCAAGAGAATGTCTAAACCTCTTATTACCAAAGTGTATGTTAGGAAGCCTGGCAGTAATAGGAATAACTAACTAAATTCTGTTAGTTAAAGAGTACTATAAATAAGAGCTCTAACTGATGGTAAAGAATTTTTTGGCATATTGGGATTTGGGACTAACTGAATTGGGGTTCAGTTAGAGTTGGGTACAGAAGTTCAACTGAATTGGGATTCAGTTAAACCTTTTTCAGTTGTAATTCTCTGTTCTGAGTTCTTCTATAAGCAATAAAGATTCTTAGTGATTTACTCTCTGTTCTTGGTGTTTGGCTctgttttcttctattttctttatcaGTGATTTACTAGTGTTATCAGGATGATACAAAGGTTGGCGGTGGCATGGGAGAAAAAATCTCCCACTACGAACATTCACACAGCTGAGTCGAGCGGAGGAGATGAGGGCACTACGACACATGAGGACAATCGGTGGAGGAATTTGGAAATACCCATATTCGGTGCTGATGATCCTATGAGCTGGTTGACAAAGATCGAAAGATATTTCCGGTTGCGCACTGTAAGGGAAGAGGACAAGTTGGAGGTTGTAATGGTCACGATGAATGGGGAAGCTCTGGGTTGGTTCCAATTGTGGGAATCTTGGAATCCAAACCACTCTTGGAATGGATTCAAGATTACTGTCACCTAAAGGTTTCAAGCTTCTAGCCTAGGAAATCCTTTTCAAGTGTTGCTGCCACTGGAACAAGAAGAGACAATGCAAGGATTCATAGGCCAATTTGAGAAGTGCGTTGGAATGGTGAAGGGGTTGGAGGAGCCATTTCTGGTGGAAGTGTTCCTCAAGGGATTAAAGGAAGAGATTAGCACTAAGGTAAGGCTTCATGAACCAAAGAACTTGATGGAAGCTATGGTTAAGGCTCGAAGAGTAGAGGATAAGAACAAAGTTTTAGGAAAATTACCCTTGAGTAATAGCCAGGGGTATAATCTGTAGAAACCCAGTTATTCGGGTCAGAAATTTGTTAGGGATTGGCAACCTACAAATAGTAAGGTAGCTGATCCTACTAATTAGTTAAGAAACTATATATAGTCAATTAGAGGGAAGTTAGAATGGGGGAGTAGGAAGTGGAGGGTGGTGAGACCTCAAAACTCACTTTGGATTCTGTTTTGGGTGTTGGAAGCACCACCATAATAATATAATCTTTTCCTCTGTTTCTGGTCCTGTTCTATCAGTAACACTATTCACTGGTTCCAGTTCTGGTGCCAGAAGTCCAAGAACATTTATTGGAGATCATGGAAGCACTGCACTGATGTGGCAGTTTGGAGGAAATGGGTGAGGAATAGTATATGAAAGATTGGTGACATTAAAGACAAACCGGAGGGGTTGAGGAGTACATCCAAGAATTTGAACTTTTGATTGCTCGAGCCAAACCAAGTGCAGAGGACCAAGTTCTTGTGTATTTCTTGGCTAGGTTGAGTCAAGACATTCAAAGTCTAGTCTGTCCACACGACTCAAAGGAACTGGTGCGAGCCATGGAGGTTGCCCACAACATTGAAGATTCGATGAAACAGGTTCAAAGTTTTGGAAATTTGCAGGGTTGGAGTACAAGTGTGGGTTTCAGATATCAAGGCGGCAACGGAGCTGTATCGCGGTTAGGGGCGTTTGGTGGTACCAATAATGCCTGAACATTCACTGATGGGACTCGGAATCTACAAGGAGAGAGCAAAATGTCTTCTACGCCTTCGGTAGCCAAACCAGGATTCTTGGGACTGCGAAACAGAGGATCTCGAACCCTTCGCTATGCTGAGTATGTCAAATCAAGGGACTTAGGGCGCTGTTATCACTGTGGTTTGGCCTTTGGGCCAGGGCACCGTTgtcttgaaaaaaatgagttgtaATACTGGCTGAGGATGAGCAGATTAATGAAGACGGGGAGATTACAagattagaaaatgaaaatgggaATGAGGAAGATGAGGAAGTTTTGGAGACGGTTTGCCAGTGGATGGATTTGTCCTTTGTTCCGCAGGTGGGCTAACCCCAGCCTCAAACCATGAAGCTTAGGGGAGAATTACAGGGACAAACAAATATTGGGACTCAGCACAGATCCCACAAAGTGAGATTGGGAGATGGTAATCACAAATCCACTCAAGGATGCTGTAAGAACTTAAAAATACAGTTGGGAGCTTATACT of Glycine soja cultivar W05 chromosome 1, ASM419377v2, whole genome shotgun sequence contains these proteins:
- the LOC114412844 gene encoding uncharacterized protein LOC114412844; this translates as MKMEEAAGSGNSDGGNKWWWGVASAAQMGLGIRTFAKGHGGDSRLMPFKAFVVASLFVSSAASASVLLLQANGIHRVEDLMKAGANLRAKLGLRPRTQNKMIQRLAVAWEKKSPTTNIHTAESSGGDEGTTTHEDNRWRNLEIPIFGADDPMSWLTKIERYFRLRTVREEDKLEVVMVTMNGEALGWFQLWESWNPNHSWNGFKITVT